A region of Paenibacillus sp. JNUCC-31 DNA encodes the following proteins:
- the essC gene encoding type VII secretion protein EssC, translating into MNVLYQRSPRMTPVLKEERLEILRPPTEPNKPTFSMISIIVPIMMTMVSIGFYVYINMSGKMNNSNYMMFQMMTVMMMLTSYTIPFFVYLSNKKSYRKKLEERTAMYRAQLEKHREELKEAQAEQVKSLYEIHGDPNVCLQLVKNRNSSLWERSPEDDDFLQVRIGTGEIPFRIKLQVPRVDGYEKDELIEAAHELAAEFETVPDASITLPLFQSKVMGLVGNREEVLASLRVIISQLTVRHSPDELKIAAFYEEKETKEWDWLRWLPHIWDEDQGQRYMADRHSGAHQLADSLFSVLNRRRNNKEDRYKKSVQIPCYVVVLSDTQLIEEEPLLPLLLESAQEIDVCTIILANRKEALPMHCQLIMEASKGKGVYIKKTEDADVIKQTYTPDVISRESAEALSRYMSPIRLKRSSASDIPQILPLFDMLSTSRVEELDVVNRWAQTRYPDTLPVPMGVRAGGKKISINLHDKIERQGHGPHGLIAGTTGSGKSEVIQSIVASLAAEFHPHDLAFMLIDYKGGGMSNTFVGLPHVVGTITNLDGNLIERANISLRAELVRRQKILNDAGNLQHIDEYYKILRSRHEQPLPHLVIIIDEFAQLKRDQPEFMDELISIAAIGRTLGVHLILATQKPAGVVDDKIWSNSRFRICLRVQSEGDSRDMIKIPNAAWITKPGRGYFQVGSDEVFEEMQFAWSGAPYNQQEDTTTVLPVMEVRLNGKREPLLTGERRAVLKGEDVPKQLQVFIDYVAKEAAEAGITRLPGPWLPPLPEVLEWESLNNWQEEENREALLDGGASGLKPLVGLLDDLPNQRQQPLALPVDQGHLVVYGMPGLGKTTFVQTLLMSLARSSRTEPWHGYIIDMGRMMKDFAGLPQIGAVMMSEEEDRIKRLFRYILKLSAQRKDMISEAGVKTISAYRRTAHAAVPQIVVVIDGYLSFRNAYPEENELLETILREGGSLGITFILTANRVTDVFEKFRSNIPNAVSFELSDPSDYYYAVGRPSKAPSQLPPGRGLVKGQVPPLMFQAALPSTGDDEGKRSSALRHTIAEIRGTWSGEEAPQIAPLPEEVKLRDVLIRTGTFGKVGGTSSLTVPVGLLTDDLEPFQLNLREGPHFMVTSPMEGGKTTFLLTWMLSLAYHASPEDMQIYTVDMRYGSGGLGEISSLPHVHGHVSREEQLAPVIQQLYDEVLKRGELTGGPEIVLVIDDADTLAKQLNDFNVKDQLGAIVRQGRDRGIHVILSGVPADFPTFGSDWVNDVKASQSGLLFGTLDPNDLSFFRIPYSESGGSTNGLKVLPPGQGYYVKRKYSRVKGAVPCDGSWKMTDWISEIRDRWHVVV; encoded by the coding sequence GTGAATGTGTTATATCAGCGTTCTCCAAGAATGACACCGGTTCTCAAGGAAGAAAGGCTGGAGATTCTCAGGCCTCCGACAGAACCCAACAAACCTACTTTTTCAATGATATCCATTATTGTACCGATCATGATGACGATGGTTAGCATCGGCTTCTACGTATATATCAATATGAGCGGCAAAATGAACAATAGCAATTATATGATGTTCCAGATGATGACCGTTATGATGATGCTTACTTCATACACCATTCCGTTTTTTGTGTATCTGAGCAACAAGAAATCATACCGCAAAAAGCTGGAAGAGCGCACTGCCATGTATCGTGCACAATTGGAGAAGCATCGGGAAGAGCTGAAGGAAGCCCAAGCCGAACAAGTGAAGAGTCTGTATGAAATTCATGGTGATCCCAATGTATGTCTTCAATTGGTGAAGAATCGCAACAGTTCATTATGGGAACGTTCTCCGGAAGATGATGACTTCTTGCAAGTTCGAATTGGAACGGGCGAAATCCCGTTTCGGATCAAACTCCAGGTGCCTCGTGTGGACGGGTATGAAAAGGATGAGCTGATTGAAGCGGCTCATGAACTGGCAGCTGAATTCGAGACCGTGCCTGATGCGTCGATTACGTTACCGCTATTTCAGTCGAAAGTGATGGGTCTGGTTGGCAATCGGGAGGAAGTACTCGCTTCACTGCGCGTCATTATTTCACAACTGACGGTCCGTCATTCACCGGATGAATTGAAGATTGCTGCTTTTTATGAAGAAAAGGAAACGAAGGAATGGGATTGGCTGCGCTGGCTGCCCCATATCTGGGATGAAGATCAGGGACAGCGCTATATGGCCGACAGGCACAGCGGTGCGCATCAATTGGCGGACAGCTTGTTTTCCGTGTTGAACAGAAGGCGTAACAATAAGGAAGATCGTTACAAAAAAAGCGTGCAAATCCCATGTTATGTGGTGGTTCTCTCGGACACTCAATTAATAGAAGAAGAACCTTTGCTTCCCCTGTTGCTGGAATCGGCTCAGGAGATCGATGTATGTACCATTATACTGGCCAATCGCAAGGAAGCACTGCCCATGCATTGTCAGTTAATTATGGAGGCTTCGAAAGGCAAAGGGGTTTATATCAAAAAAACCGAAGATGCCGACGTGATCAAGCAAACCTATACACCAGATGTAATTTCCAGAGAGTCCGCAGAGGCGCTTTCGCGTTACATGTCACCGATTCGTCTGAAACGCTCATCCGCTTCAGACATACCCCAGATACTCCCGTTGTTCGATATGCTGAGTACTTCACGAGTGGAAGAATTGGACGTGGTTAACCGCTGGGCCCAGACGCGATACCCTGATACGCTTCCTGTTCCTATGGGCGTGCGAGCAGGCGGCAAGAAAATATCCATTAACCTTCATGATAAAATCGAACGTCAGGGCCATGGCCCGCACGGTCTGATTGCAGGCACAACAGGTTCAGGCAAAAGTGAAGTTATTCAGTCCATAGTGGCCTCTCTGGCTGCAGAGTTCCATCCGCATGATCTCGCCTTTATGTTGATTGACTATAAGGGCGGCGGGATGTCGAACACATTTGTGGGTTTGCCTCATGTCGTTGGCACGATTACCAATCTGGATGGAAATTTGATTGAACGAGCCAATATTTCACTTCGGGCCGAGCTGGTCAGAAGGCAAAAAATATTAAATGATGCCGGCAATCTCCAGCATATTGATGAATATTACAAAATTTTGCGTTCCAGACATGAACAGCCGTTGCCGCATTTAGTTATCATCATCGACGAGTTCGCGCAATTGAAGAGGGATCAGCCGGAGTTCATGGATGAATTAATCAGCATAGCGGCCATCGGCCGGACACTGGGTGTACATCTTATATTGGCAACCCAAAAGCCGGCGGGTGTTGTTGATGATAAAATCTGGAGTAATTCCCGTTTCCGTATCTGTCTTCGCGTTCAAAGCGAAGGGGACAGTCGCGATATGATCAAAATTCCAAATGCGGCCTGGATCACCAAGCCGGGTCGGGGATATTTCCAGGTGGGCAGTGATGAAGTGTTTGAGGAAATGCAATTTGCCTGGAGCGGTGCGCCGTACAATCAGCAGGAAGATACAACCACAGTATTGCCTGTCATGGAGGTGCGTTTAAACGGGAAGCGGGAGCCGCTCTTGACTGGAGAGCGCAGAGCTGTGCTCAAGGGAGAGGATGTGCCCAAGCAGCTCCAGGTGTTCATAGATTATGTGGCGAAAGAAGCAGCAGAGGCAGGGATCACCCGATTACCTGGCCCTTGGTTGCCGCCTTTACCAGAGGTGCTGGAATGGGAAAGCCTTAATAACTGGCAGGAAGAAGAGAACCGCGAGGCATTGCTTGACGGTGGAGCCAGCGGACTGAAACCGCTGGTGGGTCTGCTGGATGATTTGCCTAATCAGCGACAGCAACCACTCGCACTTCCGGTAGATCAGGGACATTTGGTTGTTTATGGTATGCCTGGTCTGGGGAAAACGACGTTTGTGCAAACCTTGCTGATGTCACTGGCCCGTTCGAGTCGAACTGAACCTTGGCATGGCTATATTATTGATATGGGCCGCATGATGAAGGATTTCGCAGGCTTGCCTCAGATCGGTGCAGTAATGATGTCTGAAGAAGAGGATCGGATCAAGCGGTTATTCCGATACATCCTGAAATTGTCTGCACAACGTAAAGACATGATCTCGGAAGCCGGGGTTAAAACGATTTCAGCTTATCGGCGGACGGCTCATGCAGCTGTGCCACAGATTGTGGTTGTTATTGACGGCTATCTTTCTTTCCGTAATGCATATCCAGAGGAGAATGAACTTCTGGAAACGATTCTTCGAGAAGGTGGAAGTTTGGGGATCACATTTATTCTCACGGCTAACCGGGTAACCGATGTATTCGAGAAGTTCAGAAGCAACATTCCTAATGCAGTTTCATTTGAACTATCCGATCCAAGCGATTATTATTACGCAGTGGGACGGCCGTCCAAGGCACCAAGTCAGCTTCCGCCAGGAAGAGGGCTGGTCAAGGGGCAGGTCCCACCACTGATGTTCCAGGCGGCGTTGCCGTCAACCGGAGATGATGAGGGCAAGCGTTCGTCCGCTCTGCGCCATACCATTGCAGAGATTAGGGGCACTTGGAGCGGAGAAGAAGCTCCGCAGATTGCCCCGCTACCGGAAGAAGTCAAGCTTAGAGATGTACTTATTCGCACAGGCACCTTCGGAAAAGTCGGAGGCACATCATCCTTAACAGTACCCGTAGGTTTACTGACCGATGATCTGGAGCCATTCCAGCTTAACCTGCGCGAGGGTCCGCATTTCATGGTTACGAGTCCGATGGAAGGTGGTAAAACGACATTTTTGCTCACATGGATGTTGTCACTTGCTTATCATGCGTCTCCTGAAGACATGCAAATATACACGGTAGATATGCGCTATGGTTCGGGAGGACTGGGTGAAATCAGCAGTTTGCCCCATGTCCATGGACATGTATCCCGTGAAGAACAGCTTGCACCTGTGATCCAACAGTTGTACGATGAAGTTCTAAAAAGAGGCGAGTTAACCGGTGGACCAGAGATTGTTCTCGTCATCGACGATGCGGATACACTAGCCAAACAGTTGAATGATTTTAATGTGAAGGATCAATTGGGAGCGATTGTTCGTCAAGGCAGGGATCGAGGCATACATGTGATTCTGTCAGGTGTTCCTGCAGATTTCCCAACCTTTGGATCTGACTGGGTAAACGATGTGAAGGCTTCCCAGAGCGGATTGCTGTTCGGGACTTTAGACCCTAACGATCTCTCGTTCTTCCGTATACCTTATTCCGAATCCGGGGGGAGCACGAATGGGCTTAAGGTACTGCCCCCGGGTCAAGGTTATTATGTAAAACGTAAATATTCCAGGGTTAAAGGTGCAGTTCCATGTGATGGAAGCTGGAAAATGACCGATTGGATTTCTGAAATTCGTGACCGATGGCATGTTGTAGTTTGA
- a CDS encoding WXG100 family type VII secretion target: MRIRVEPDVLRALSRQIQYAAEQIQQKMTVLDQAIHSLEWDLEARAAIMNEWDHSKRLCESAVRRFMDLSVQLGRKALLFQQVDMEYRTVLSHVNTAYGNAVNMLNVLQAERTGEIMPAHSPTTAVVSDPFSAVAAVYRVQDAAPPDGSPATLIQAMQPEPVAWRFTDPSYRGRRGTEPVVS, encoded by the coding sequence ATGCGCATTCGTGTGGAACCGGATGTGCTTCGGGCACTGAGCAGGCAGATTCAGTATGCGGCGGAGCAAATACAGCAAAAGATGACAGTATTGGATCAGGCTATTCATTCGCTGGAGTGGGATCTTGAAGCCCGTGCAGCGATTATGAATGAATGGGACCACAGCAAGCGACTCTGCGAGTCTGCGGTACGTCGTTTTATGGACTTGAGCGTACAGCTGGGACGCAAGGCCTTGTTATTCCAGCAGGTGGACATGGAGTATCGTACAGTGTTGAGTCATGTGAACACAGCCTATGGCAATGCGGTCAATATGTTGAATGTTCTTCAGGCGGAGCGTACAGGAGAAATTATGCCTGCGCATTCGCCAACTACTGCTGTTGTATCCGATCCATTTTCCGCGGTAGCAGCCGTGTACCGTGTACAGGATGCCGCACCGCCTGATGGCTCACCAGCGACCCTGATCCAGGCCATGCAGCCTGAGCCTGTAGCGTGGAGATTCACAGATCCCTCCTATCGGGGAAGAAGAGGAACCGAGCCTGTGGTCTCCTGA
- a CDS encoding WXG100 family type VII secretion target, whose protein sequence is MAGRILVTPEQLDQVSNQFKQSGEQSQQIVSTLTQSITSMEGQWEGMTKQRFFQEFQEASKQMQSFVQTLNSISAELTAIANKFRTADQAR, encoded by the coding sequence ATGGCAGGACGTATTTTAGTTACCCCAGAGCAGCTTGATCAGGTTTCCAACCAATTCAAACAAAGCGGTGAGCAAAGTCAGCAAATCGTATCTACATTGACTCAATCCATCACAAGCATGGAAGGACAATGGGAAGGTATGACCAAACAACGCTTCTTCCAGGAATTCCAGGAAGCCAGCAAACAAATGCAATCTTTCGTTCAGACGCTGAATAGCATCAGCGCGGAACTGACGGCTATTGCCAACAAATTCCGTACTGCTGACCAAGCTCGCTAA
- a CDS encoding serine/threonine-protein kinase, which yields MSFQPNPGDEVVINDIAYTIGQHPAAPGLAYAQAGRQGIVYQLLPRNGSISGAKALKVFFPKFRIPAMVYQSEHMESYSELPGLQVCKRDVLTPERNGALIGEHPDLLYAVLMPWVQGLTWFDVISDQKQLTAEESLKLARALAGTGSAMEQRGLAHCDLSAPNVMIPFFSEVENLRGVSAVELVDVEQMYGSRMDRPDALLAGSPGYAAHRTVHSGLWSAYADRFAGAVIIAEMLSWSDATIVEKAWGESYFDQHEMQTVSERYYAMRESLQKRWGSKVSDLFIRAWESHDLSSCPTFGEWFVALASVDIHLAGAVVEESEAKDADHPDAVDTGQLKGTESAISTSSDKQGVPDSSLSYTPLAPGQEAVVNRLFLQARALEDEDKPAAALEVYRSLHHFIPHNSAMQMEVEAAIQELDDKLNPKDDHAGQPAKVPFYRSKKFMISSAVLIVLLAGSVPTVKILADQAEVKQKEQEAAAKQAELQAAQDAESAKAAALKQQEEEKKQKAAEAAKLDAEKKKKLAEAEKQQAEAKKKEEERKALQAKYDKQAKYEAYLAKRKQQKLEAARKAEQEKYDKQAKYEAYLVWKKENDARIAKQEAERKAAAEAQRKQEAAQKAALKKKRAQNVVTLIAHYNKTYNAQKGKKIENAESYARDFKNLYNTDAAYFKGVGKVAARMNAINKFLSNTNYSLPNL from the coding sequence ATGTCTTTTCAACCAAATCCCGGGGATGAAGTGGTGATTAACGACATTGCCTATACGATTGGGCAGCATCCGGCTGCACCCGGATTGGCTTATGCCCAAGCCGGAAGGCAGGGTATTGTCTACCAATTGTTACCCCGTAACGGTTCCATAAGTGGGGCCAAAGCACTAAAAGTATTTTTTCCTAAATTTCGTATCCCGGCTATGGTGTATCAGTCTGAGCATATGGAGTCTTATAGTGAACTGCCAGGTTTGCAGGTATGCAAGCGTGATGTGCTCACTCCGGAAAGAAACGGAGCGCTCATTGGAGAACATCCCGATCTGTTGTATGCGGTGTTGATGCCATGGGTGCAGGGTCTGACCTGGTTCGATGTAATCAGTGATCAGAAACAGCTGACAGCGGAGGAAAGTCTAAAGCTGGCTAGAGCCCTTGCCGGGACTGGTTCGGCCATGGAACAGCGCGGATTGGCCCATTGTGATTTGTCCGCACCCAATGTGATGATTCCGTTTTTTTCCGAAGTGGAGAACCTGAGAGGGGTTTCGGCCGTTGAATTGGTAGACGTAGAGCAGATGTACGGTTCCAGAATGGACCGTCCGGATGCTCTGCTTGCTGGTTCACCTGGTTATGCAGCCCATCGTACAGTGCACAGCGGTTTGTGGAGTGCGTATGCCGACCGTTTTGCCGGAGCAGTCATTATTGCTGAGATGTTAAGCTGGTCTGATGCCACGATTGTGGAAAAGGCATGGGGAGAAAGCTACTTTGATCAACATGAAATGCAGACCGTAAGTGAACGTTATTATGCCATGCGTGAGTCGCTTCAAAAGCGCTGGGGCTCCAAAGTATCCGATCTGTTCATTCGTGCCTGGGAAAGCCATGATCTCAGCAGTTGCCCGACATTTGGTGAGTGGTTTGTAGCGCTGGCATCTGTCGATATTCATCTGGCAGGTGCAGTCGTTGAAGAATCCGAGGCCAAGGATGCAGATCACCCGGATGCGGTAGATACGGGCCAGCTTAAAGGGACGGAATCAGCGATCAGTACTTCGTCGGATAAGCAGGGGGTTCCGGATTCAAGCTTGTCCTACACCCCACTTGCACCAGGTCAGGAAGCAGTTGTAAATCGTCTCTTCCTACAGGCGAGAGCGCTTGAGGACGAAGACAAGCCGGCTGCAGCTCTGGAAGTGTATCGTTCGCTGCATCATTTTATTCCTCACAACAGTGCGATGCAAATGGAAGTTGAGGCGGCGATCCAGGAGCTGGACGACAAGCTTAACCCCAAGGATGATCATGCAGGTCAACCGGCAAAGGTTCCTTTTTATCGCTCCAAAAAGTTTATGATTTCTTCAGCGGTGTTGATTGTACTGTTGGCTGGAAGTGTGCCGACGGTTAAAATATTGGCCGATCAGGCCGAGGTTAAACAAAAGGAACAGGAAGCGGCTGCCAAACAGGCGGAACTCCAGGCGGCGCAGGATGCTGAGTCTGCGAAGGCTGCTGCCTTAAAGCAACAGGAAGAAGAAAAGAAACAAAAAGCGGCAGAGGCAGCGAAGCTTGATGCTGAGAAAAAGAAAAAGCTCGCCGAAGCCGAAAAACAGCAGGCCGAGGCCAAGAAGAAGGAAGAAGAGCGTAAAGCGCTACAGGCCAAGTACGACAAACAGGCGAAATATGAGGCATACCTTGCCAAGCGGAAACAACAGAAGCTTGAAGCAGCCAGGAAGGCAGAACAGGAAAAGTACGACAAACAGGCCAAATATGAAGCCTACCTGGTATGGAAGAAAGAAAACGATGCCAGGATTGCAAAGCAGGAAGCCGAACGTAAGGCAGCAGCCGAGGCACAGCGCAAGCAGGAGGCTGCCCAGAAGGCTGCACTTAAGAAAAAACGTGCCCAGAATGTGGTCACACTGATCGCTCACTACAACAAAACGTATAATGCGCAAAAAGGCAAAAAAATTGAAAATGCCGAATCATACGCGCGTGATTTCAAAAATCTGTACAACACTGATGCGGCTTATTTCAAGGGTGTAGGTAAAGTGGCAGCACGAATGAATGCGATCAATAAATTCCTGAGCAATACCAATTATTCATTACCTAACTTGTAA
- a CDS encoding vWA domain-containing protein, which produces MNYTIQASQRTPALIIYLIDISASMNMVLENRRRIDVVYDALSLAIRQMVFRSTKGNRLTPRYRIAILAYSDDVYDLLNGIKGIDEIAAVGSLPDLTPKRFSDSAKAFLQAEKILQAEIPNMQDCPAPLVCHMTDGVATGEDPEPIAKRIMGMSVPDGNVLVENIFISDHLLEGPIAEPRRWKGISQETVLQDEHGEKLRNMSSVLPESYREMLVEADYLLSPGALMMLPGTCAELVSIGFQMSAATPVR; this is translated from the coding sequence ATGAACTACACGATTCAAGCATCCCAGCGCACACCTGCACTTATTATTTATTTGATTGATATTAGCGCCTCCATGAATATGGTTCTGGAAAACCGTCGGCGGATTGATGTTGTCTATGATGCCTTATCGCTGGCTATTCGCCAAATGGTATTTCGCTCGACGAAGGGAAACCGATTGACACCCCGTTACAGGATTGCCATTCTGGCATACAGCGATGATGTGTATGATCTGTTGAACGGAATTAAGGGCATCGATGAGATTGCGGCGGTGGGTTCATTGCCTGATTTGACACCGAAAAGATTCTCGGATTCAGCGAAGGCTTTTTTGCAGGCAGAGAAGATTTTGCAGGCTGAAATTCCAAACATGCAGGATTGTCCTGCACCGCTGGTCTGTCATATGACTGATGGGGTAGCCACAGGCGAAGATCCAGAGCCGATTGCCAAAAGGATCATGGGCATGAGTGTGCCTGACGGCAATGTACTCGTAGAGAATATTTTTATATCCGATCATCTGCTGGAAGGTCCGATTGCGGAACCGAGAAGATGGAAGGGCATATCCCAGGAGACGGTGCTTCAGGATGAACATGGGGAGAAGCTGCGCAATATGTCCTCGGTTCTGCCGGAAAGTTATCGTGAGATGTTGGTTGAGGCGGATTACTTGCTTTCACCAGGTGCACTGATGATGCTTCCAGGTACATGTGCAGAACTGGTATCGATCGGATTTCAGATGTCTGCTGCTACGCCGGTGAGATAG
- a CDS encoding SDR family oxidoreductase has protein sequence MTQHNGKARFEGKVAIITGAGSGIGKAAALKLASEGARVALLDLVNDRISETEAEINKLHAGAARAFDVDISDPARVEKAVLETIELFGGLDIVFANAGINGVSAPIEEIQVEDWQQIMTTNLNGTFFTIKYALPHLKKRGGGSIIITSSINGNQRFSSFGMSAYSTSKAGQVAFAKMAALELAKFKIRVNVICPGAIATNIDQSTVKTDELQQIVIPMEFPEGQQPLADGPGQPEHVADLVAFLASAESKHITGAEIVIDGAESLLS, from the coding sequence ATGACACAGCATAATGGCAAGGCACGGTTCGAAGGCAAAGTTGCAATAATTACGGGGGCTGGCTCCGGGATCGGCAAGGCAGCAGCTCTCAAACTGGCGAGTGAGGGAGCACGTGTGGCACTGCTCGATCTGGTTAATGACCGAATCTCGGAGACGGAAGCAGAAATTAATAAGCTGCATGCAGGGGCGGCAAGAGCCTTCGATGTAGACATCTCCGATCCTGCCCGGGTGGAGAAGGCCGTTTTGGAGACCATCGAATTGTTCGGCGGCCTGGATATCGTTTTTGCCAATGCAGGTATTAACGGCGTATCGGCTCCGATTGAAGAGATTCAGGTTGAGGACTGGCAGCAGATTATGACGACGAATCTAAACGGAACCTTTTTTACGATCAAGTATGCACTTCCTCATCTGAAAAAACGCGGTGGAGGCAGCATCATTATTACCAGCTCCATTAATGGCAATCAGCGTTTCTCCAGCTTTGGCATGTCAGCATACAGTACATCGAAAGCGGGACAGGTTGCTTTTGCGAAGATGGCTGCGCTGGAACTGGCCAAGTTCAAAATTCGTGTCAATGTTATCTGTCCGGGAGCGATTGCGACGAATATTGACCAAAGTACGGTCAAAACGGATGAATTGCAGCAAATCGTTATTCCGATGGAATTTCCAGAAGGACAGCAACCGCTTGCGGACGGGCCGGGTCAGCCTGAGCACGTTGCTGATCTGGTAGCATTCCTGGCTTCTGCGGAATCCAAACACATTACAGGTGCAGAAATCGTCATTGACGGTGCGGAGTCGTTGCTAAGCTAA
- a CDS encoding IS110 family RNA-guided transposase yields MFLFVYTFMDQDASSCPYFVPESELNRMMQNAEIGCIYSGRSSGTAFRIIRSARNFLVGLFLWVFYDGGSRENEGGLGTKNPYKKLFSHYLPTTMFELVEAMTSYHKRSYGFGNQVGMPVNRIREVFMQPVVGIDVAKGCSVIQAFKKRNEPYGRMETLQHSEEGFERLGEVLSILRETSGVEPVVVFEATGHYHRGLTGYLKRSGWIHYIINPLQAKRSKGTQLRKVKTDAADAWHLAEMYYRGDVKAHREWEESYSELQHLTRQHEFVTAMYVQAKLNSRALLEQVFPDFIGVFCNLYATTSLKVLQRCLENKTENVEGLIQECVGRSHSKRWIAEKTERLRELMEGWNRQRRSQSQTVALASMVVLLLEFDKQLSHLEQQMEALAMELPEVGLVKSIPGIGGKLAAAIVAELGNASQFQDAKQLVAYAGLDPGIYSSGKFTATSSRITKRGSKRLRRALYLAVQCGIRKADNRRLKEYYDKKRKEGKPYKVVVIACANKLLHHVYAILKKGEPYTH; encoded by the coding sequence ATGTTTCTATTCGTCTATACGTTTATGGATCAGGATGCTTCTTCCTGTCCATATTTTGTACCCGAGAGCGAGTTGAATCGAATGATGCAAAATGCTGAAATAGGATGTATCTATAGTGGTCGTTCCTCTGGAACGGCTTTTCGTATTATTAGGTCAGCCAGAAATTTTCTGGTTGGCCTATTTTTATGGGTGTTTTACGATGGTGGTAGCCGGGAGAACGAGGGCGGCTTAGGGACAAAGAACCCGTACAAAAAACTGTTCTCTCACTACCTTCCAACGACCATGTTTGAGCTGGTTGAGGCTATGACCTCGTATCACAAGCGAAGCTATGGGTTTGGAAACCAGGTGGGAATGCCGGTAAATCGAATTAGGGAGGTTTTTATGCAACCCGTTGTTGGAATTGATGTGGCGAAAGGATGTAGTGTTATTCAGGCCTTCAAAAAGCGTAACGAACCATATGGAAGGATGGAGACCCTTCAGCATAGTGAGGAAGGTTTCGAGCGGCTAGGGGAAGTGCTCAGCATACTGAGAGAGACAAGTGGTGTGGAGCCTGTCGTTGTCTTCGAGGCAACCGGACATTATCATCGAGGTTTGACAGGATATCTGAAACGTAGCGGATGGATTCACTACATCATCAATCCTTTGCAAGCGAAACGATCCAAAGGCACACAACTTCGAAAAGTGAAAACCGATGCAGCAGATGCCTGGCATTTGGCCGAGATGTATTACCGTGGGGATGTTAAAGCGCATCGCGAGTGGGAAGAGTCCTACAGTGAGCTTCAGCACTTGACTAGGCAGCATGAGTTTGTGACCGCTATGTATGTGCAGGCGAAGCTAAACAGCAGAGCATTGCTTGAGCAGGTGTTTCCTGATTTCATCGGAGTCTTTTGCAACTTGTATGCGACAACGTCCCTAAAAGTGCTGCAAAGATGCTTGGAGAATAAGACCGAGAATGTGGAAGGTCTAATTCAGGAATGTGTGGGTAGATCTCATTCGAAGCGATGGATTGCAGAAAAAACGGAACGATTGAGGGAACTTATGGAAGGCTGGAACAGACAAAGAAGAAGCCAATCTCAAACCGTAGCACTGGCCAGCATGGTCGTGTTGCTGCTGGAGTTTGACAAGCAGTTAAGCCATTTGGAACAGCAGATGGAAGCACTGGCGATGGAACTGCCCGAAGTAGGTTTGGTTAAAAGCATACCAGGCATAGGAGGCAAACTGGCCGCTGCCATCGTGGCGGAACTCGGGAATGCAAGTCAATTCCAGGATGCGAAGCAGCTCGTCGCGTATGCAGGGTTGGATCCAGGGATTTACAGCTCAGGGAAGTTTACAGCGACAAGCAGCCGGATTACGAAGCGCGGCTCCAAGAGGCTTCGACGAGCGTTATATCTGGCCGTACAGTGCGGAATTCGAAAAGCAGACAACCGAAGGTTAAAAGAGTATTACGACAAGAAAAGAAAAGAGGGCAAGCCTTACAAGGTGGTCGTGATCGCTTGCGCCAACAAGCTTCTCCATCACGTATACGCCATCTTGAAAAAGGGCGAGCCCTATACACATTAA